From one Lysinibacillus sp. G4S2 genomic stretch:
- a CDS encoding alanine/glycine:cation symporter family protein translates to MEWISNIVGNLNDILWSKMLIALLLIAGLYFSFGTKFVQIRLFPEMFRLIVEKREGESGVSPFQAFTISAASRVGTGNITGVALAIGVGGPGAVFWMWIIAILGMATAFIESTLAQVYKVKDGDTFRGGPAYYMEKALGQRKLGIIFSILLTLCFGFIFNAVQSNTIATSVGEAFDVKPAVIGIILVVLTALIIFGGVHRIVKVTQVLVPVMAIFYLAVAFYVVITNLSEIPAVFELIFSQAFGLQEAAGGAIGIAIMQGVRRGLFSNEAGMGSVPNAAATAYTSHPAKQGLVQSLGVFFDTIMICSATAFIIILAGLYDTGESNGIILTQNSLAVHVGDWAPYFIAIAIIFFAFSSIVGNYYYGESNIEFINAHTGWMFAYRILVLGMVMFGALAQVELVWNLADLFMGLMALINIAIILLLGKIAFLVLDDFTKQRKAGKNPVFYAKSIPTLKNTDCWEEDR, encoded by the coding sequence ATGGAATGGATATCGAATATCGTAGGTAACCTTAATGATATTTTATGGTCAAAAATGCTTATTGCATTGTTATTAATTGCAGGATTATATTTTTCATTTGGCACAAAGTTTGTACAAATTCGACTTTTTCCTGAAATGTTTCGTTTAATAGTTGAAAAAAGAGAAGGGGAGTCAGGTGTTTCCCCGTTCCAAGCCTTTACGATTAGCGCGGCCTCGCGTGTAGGTACTGGAAATATTACAGGTGTGGCATTAGCAATCGGAGTAGGTGGACCAGGAGCTGTATTTTGGATGTGGATTATCGCCATATTAGGAATGGCGACAGCCTTTATTGAAAGTACACTTGCACAGGTGTACAAGGTCAAGGATGGGGATACGTTTCGTGGTGGACCAGCCTATTATATGGAAAAAGCGTTAGGTCAACGAAAATTAGGAATCATTTTTAGTATTCTTTTAACATTATGTTTTGGCTTTATTTTTAACGCTGTACAATCTAATACGATTGCTACTTCTGTAGGGGAAGCTTTTGATGTAAAACCTGCAGTTATTGGGATTATTCTCGTTGTATTAACGGCTTTGATTATTTTTGGTGGCGTACATAGAATTGTAAAAGTTACACAAGTACTTGTACCAGTAATGGCTATTTTCTATCTAGCTGTCGCATTTTACGTTGTCATTACGAATCTATCTGAAATTCCTGCTGTTTTCGAGCTGATTTTCTCTCAAGCGTTTGGTCTTCAGGAAGCTGCAGGTGGTGCGATTGGAATTGCCATTATGCAAGGTGTTCGACGTGGTTTATTTTCCAATGAAGCTGGGATGGGTAGTGTGCCTAACGCAGCAGCTACTGCCTATACTTCACACCCTGCAAAGCAAGGGCTTGTGCAAAGCTTAGGAGTCTTTTTTGATACGATCATGATTTGTTCAGCAACAGCGTTCATCATTATTTTAGCGGGTCTATATGATACTGGTGAAAGTAATGGAATTATTCTTACACAAAATTCTTTAGCTGTACATGTAGGTGATTGGGCTCCTTACTTTATCGCTATTGCTATCATTTTCTTTGCATTTAGTTCTATTGTCGGAAATTACTATTACGGTGAATCTAATATTGAGTTTATAAATGCTCATACAGGTTGGATGTTTGCCTATCGTATTTTAGTGCTTGGTATGGTTATGTTTGGTGCTCTTGCACAAGTAGAGCTTGTTTGGAACTTAGCAGACCTATTCATGGGACTAATGGCTTTAATAAATATTGCCATCATCTTGTTACTTGGCAAAATAGCCTTCCTTGTATTAGATGACTTTACAAAGCAACGGAAAGCCGGTAAAAATCCCGTCTTTTATGCAAAATCAATTCCAACATTAAAAAATACTGATTGTTGGGAAGAAGATCGATAA
- a CDS encoding RidA family protein has protein sequence MKKITRKNPIQVPSPVGNYSHLTIIPKDATMYALSGQIGVGINGKLPSSLTEQVRNTLKNIQLILEAEGLNADNVVKANIWATEEINWDDFDQQWETMFRNPYPSMTIAYITALGLPEIKIEIDILAAK, from the coding sequence ATGAAAAAAATAACACGCAAAAATCCAATCCAAGTACCAAGCCCTGTTGGCAACTACAGCCATCTTACAATAATTCCTAAAGATGCAACAATGTATGCATTGTCTGGACAAATTGGAGTTGGGATTAATGGTAAATTACCATCATCATTGACAGAGCAGGTTAGGAACACATTAAAAAACATCCAATTAATATTAGAGGCAGAGGGACTAAACGCGGACAATGTGGTGAAAGCAAATATTTGGGCAACAGAAGAAATAAATTGGGATGACTTCGACCAACAATGGGAAACAATGTTTAGAAATCCCTATCCTTCTATGACGATTGCTTATATTACTGCATTAGGACTGCCTGAAATTAAAATAGAAATTGATATTTTGGCTGCGAAATAA
- a CDS encoding aspartate/glutamate racemase family protein: MDMIGMIGGMSWESSAEYYRLMNEEVKRQLGGLHSAKCILYSVDFQEIEHYQARGDWEKAGQVLGEAARSLEGAGADFIVICTNTMHKVIDVIQENISIPILHIADATANQIEKAGLQKIALLGTKYTMEQDFYKARVEGFGIEVLVPLAEERVEINRIIYEELCLGRIEPTSQKYYIQVIEDLVQSGAQGIILGCTEIGLLIKQEDVNVPVFDTTVIHAQAAVNRAIHKGE; the protein is encoded by the coding sequence ATGGATATGATAGGCATGATTGGTGGAATGAGTTGGGAGTCTTCTGCTGAGTATTACCGTCTTATGAATGAAGAGGTAAAACGACAATTAGGAGGCTTGCATTCGGCAAAATGTATTTTATATAGTGTAGATTTTCAAGAAATCGAGCATTATCAGGCTAGGGGAGATTGGGAGAAGGCTGGACAAGTATTGGGAGAAGCAGCTCGATCTCTAGAAGGTGCAGGGGCAGATTTTATTGTCATTTGTACCAATACAATGCATAAGGTTATTGATGTCATTCAGGAGAATATTTCAATTCCAATTTTACATATAGCGGATGCGACAGCCAATCAAATAGAAAAGGCTGGTTTACAAAAAATTGCCCTTCTTGGGACAAAGTATACGATGGAGCAAGATTTCTATAAAGCTAGAGTAGAGGGATTTGGCATTGAAGTGCTAGTTCCGCTTGCTGAGGAGCGAGTGGAGATAAATCGTATCATCTATGAAGAATTATGTTTAGGTCGAATTGAACCAACATCGCAGAAATATTATATACAAGTGATTGAAGACCTTGTGCAATCAGGGGCACAAGGAATTATTTTAGGCTGCACAGAGATTGGATTACTCATTAAGCAGGAAGATGTTAACGTACCTGTTTTTGATACAACTGTTATACATGCGCAGGCCGCTGTAAATAGGGCGATTCATAAGGGGGAGTAA
- a CDS encoding P1 family peptidase gives MPSKVREMGIVIGNLSTGEKNCITDVTGVRVGHVTLDEKINEEGAYACTGVTAILPHEGNLFQQKVTAASYVLNGFGKTTGLVQVNELGVIESPILLTNTFGVPAVTQGTLQYMLDTNSEIGQSTGTINIVVGECNDSYLNSIRECSVTPEHTVEAIRKASNVTAEEGAVGAGKGMMCFGYKGGIGSSSRIVTHESTNYTVGCMVLSNFGHSSEFLAHRYLVSKDQHESTISPTDGSIIIVLATDAPLSSRQLTRIIKRCGIGLGRTGSHFSHGSGDIVIGFTTAHRIAHTSDQLVETRTQLREDHPIMNQLFAAAAEATEEAILNSLSQAQTTVGRDRHKVEAYQF, from the coding sequence ATGCCAAGTAAAGTACGAGAAATGGGGATCGTAATTGGAAACTTATCAACTGGTGAGAAAAATTGTATTACCGATGTAACCGGAGTGCGGGTAGGTCATGTAACACTTGATGAAAAGATTAATGAAGAAGGAGCTTATGCATGCACAGGGGTAACAGCGATTTTACCGCATGAGGGCAATTTGTTTCAGCAAAAGGTTACTGCAGCGAGCTATGTCTTAAATGGCTTTGGTAAAACAACAGGGCTTGTGCAGGTGAATGAGCTTGGCGTTATTGAATCACCCATTCTGTTAACGAATACTTTTGGCGTTCCAGCTGTAACACAAGGAACGCTACAATATATGCTCGATACGAATAGTGAAATTGGTCAATCGACAGGAACTATCAACATCGTTGTTGGGGAATGTAATGATAGCTATTTAAATTCCATACGAGAATGTTCTGTCACACCTGAGCATACTGTGGAGGCGATTCGCAAGGCGTCAAATGTAACAGCAGAGGAAGGAGCGGTTGGGGCAGGGAAAGGAATGATGTGCTTTGGCTATAAAGGTGGAATTGGCTCATCTTCCCGAATTGTGACACATGAATCAACGAACTACACGGTAGGATGTATGGTCCTTAGTAATTTTGGGCATAGCTCAGAGTTTTTAGCACATCGATATCTTGTTTCAAAAGATCAACATGAGTCGACAATATCTCCTACAGATGGCTCCATTATCATTGTACTTGCTACAGATGCTCCACTTAGTAGTCGTCAACTGACACGTATTATTAAGCGTTGTGGCATAGGTCTAGGGCGTACAGGTAGTCATTTTTCTCATGGTAGCGGGGATATTGTCATTGGCTTCACAACAGCACATCGTATTGCCCATACATCTGATCAGCTTGTCGAAACACGCACGCAGCTTCGAGAGGATCATCCTATCATGAATCAATTATTTGCAGCAGCTGCAGAAGCAACAGAGGAAGCCATTTTAAATTCGCTATCACAGGCGCAGACAACTGTTGGACGAGATCGTCATAAAGTGGAAGCTTATCAATTTTAA
- a CDS encoding tetratricopeptide repeat protein, producing MRIVDFKKSISDLNKFIYFDNNDYLREKTSNPLKLKQVIAEAENLLKINNEEDKYFLYSTIGNLYRICEEPQKAIYYLNLCLSYASEEGNIKNEIVTLIRLGEALKYDKKHSEALEFFDKAFNKCKDNNIDAYLDFALQHKGKSLMELGRFVEAEKCFISAFKLRKFKGDTTLIDSTKQALDFVQRLKNQ from the coding sequence ATGAGAATAGTAGATTTTAAAAAAAGTATTTCTGACTTAAATAAGTTTATTTATTTTGATAATAACGATTATCTACGAGAAAAGACCTCGAATCCTTTGAAGTTAAAACAAGTTATTGCCGAAGCTGAAAATTTATTAAAAATTAATAATGAAGAAGATAAATATTTTCTATACAGCACAATAGGTAATTTGTATAGAATATGCGAAGAGCCCCAGAAAGCAATTTATTATTTAAACCTTTGCCTAAGTTACGCATCAGAAGAAGGAAACATAAAAAATGAAATAGTTACATTAATACGACTTGGAGAAGCGTTAAAATATGATAAAAAACATAGTGAAGCGTTAGAGTTTTTTGATAAAGCTTTTAATAAATGTAAAGACAATAATATAGACGCGTACTTAGATTTTGCTTTACAACACAAGGGGAAATCTCTGATGGAATTGGGAAGGTTTGTTGAAGCTGAAAAATGCTTTATAAGCGCATTCAAGCTAAGAAAATTCAAAGGAGATACTACTTTAATTGATTCTACTAAACAAGCACTGGATTTTGTGCAACGATTAAAAAACCAATAA
- a CDS encoding GntR family transcriptional regulator yields MKKLNKQSSVPLYIQLKEVITEYIEKNMIIGEVLPTEKELEKLYGVSRMTVRNAIDELQRSGVVVKQQGKGTFVNNNKMTQDIGTIFSWTEEMAIKQKKSLTLETSIQEVEPSKKLRDSLKLAPDEKVVSIARVRAVENEPVVIMINYLRNRYVPNLEKNGLTSDSLYKDLEEIYNIFLESAEEVITARSATSYEATKLRVPEGTAVLHVRRTSFIKNKIPVEVVDMVVRGDRYEYFVELEGRRKKHIIP; encoded by the coding sequence TTGAAAAAACTGAACAAACAATCTTCTGTTCCTCTGTATATTCAATTGAAAGAAGTAATTACAGAATATATAGAGAAAAATATGATAATTGGGGAAGTTCTTCCAACTGAAAAAGAGCTAGAAAAACTTTATGGTGTTAGCAGAATGACAGTCCGAAACGCTATAGATGAGTTACAAAGAAGTGGTGTTGTTGTTAAGCAGCAAGGAAAAGGAACCTTTGTTAACAATAACAAAATGACACAAGATATCGGAACTATTTTTAGCTGGACTGAAGAAATGGCGATTAAGCAGAAAAAATCTTTAACTTTGGAAACGAGTATTCAGGAAGTAGAACCTTCAAAAAAATTGCGTGACTCTTTAAAATTGGCACCAGACGAAAAAGTTGTATCTATCGCAAGGGTACGAGCAGTCGAAAATGAGCCAGTTGTTATAATGATAAATTATTTAAGAAACAGGTATGTCCCGAACTTGGAAAAAAACGGTCTAACTTCTGACTCTTTATATAAGGATTTAGAGGAAATATACAACATTTTTTTAGAAAGTGCTGAGGAGGTTATAACAGCTAGGTCTGCTACCTCATATGAAGCAACTAAATTAAGGGTTCCGGAAGGCACTGCCGTCTTACACGTTAGAAGAACTTCATTCATAAAAAACAAAATCCCTGTAGAAGTAGTAGATATGGTTGTTCGTGGCGATAGATATGAGTATTTTGTTGAACTAGAAGGTCGAAGAAAAAAACACATCATTCCATAA
- a CDS encoding PTS sugar transporter subunit IIA encodes MLPIKFEQIALDVELTSPEEAIQFAGNLLLQSNSVEQSYVEEMINGYKKLGSYIVLAPNIAIPHARPEFGVNEQCIAFVRVKTPLSFGHPQNDDVKLIIPIGGVDKQFHLDMLRDLSAVLMNEDKVTRLKESTDTMEIYNILKGVS; translated from the coding sequence ATGTTACCTATAAAATTTGAACAAATTGCATTAGATGTGGAGCTTACATCTCCCGAAGAAGCCATTCAATTCGCTGGAAATTTACTGCTCCAATCTAACAGTGTTGAACAAAGTTATGTAGAAGAAATGATTAATGGTTATAAAAAGTTAGGCTCCTACATTGTGTTAGCACCTAATATAGCTATTCCACACGCAAGACCTGAATTCGGAGTGAACGAACAATGTATAGCTTTTGTGAGAGTCAAAACTCCTCTATCTTTTGGACATCCACAAAATGATGACGTTAAACTCATTATTCCGATTGGGGGTGTAGACAAACAATTTCACTTAGATATGTTAAGAGATTTGAGTGCCGTCTTGATGAATGAAGATAAAGTAACTAGGTTAAAAGAGTCAACTGACACAATGGAAATCTATAATATATTGAAAGGAGTTAGCTAA
- a CDS encoding PTS sugar transporter subunit IIB produces MFILTVCGMGFGTSLMLLMEIQDLGNKNGFTIDGEATDLSSAKGKNADLIVASSEIAQELENNDIPVVSIINLLDKNEIEEKVLPYIMQIHT; encoded by the coding sequence ATGTTTATTTTGACTGTTTGTGGTATGGGGTTTGGAACAAGTTTAATGTTACTAATGGAAATTCAAGATTTAGGAAATAAAAATGGTTTTACAATTGATGGAGAAGCTACCGATTTAAGTTCTGCAAAAGGAAAAAACGCCGATTTAATAGTAGCATCAAGCGAAATAGCACAAGAACTTGAAAATAATGATATACCTGTAGTATCCATCATTAACTTACTGGATAAAAATGAAATTGAAGAAAAAGTACTGCCATATATTATGCAAATCCATACATGA
- a CDS encoding PTS ascorbate transporter subunit IIC: protein MLSFITGVLSTPAFILGIIAAIGLIALRKSGSDIIKGTLKTIFGFIMLQQGASIIVSSLVPFSQMFESAFKLAGVIAEDNAIAAAVQNVLGTETSLILVFGFIVNVILARITKWKYIFLTGHMMFSFAATMAIVFDQMGIHGWKAILLGSLIQGISSVLFPALAQPFVRKVTNNDSVGFGFWGSSLVWISGWIGGKLGNKEHSAENMNVPKQLDFLKEMSILMGIVMSVIYLVTSFFVDTKLMNELSGGQNIALFAIMQAFTFVVGILVLLQGVRMFLGELVPAFKGISEKLVPGAKPALDIPIFYSFAPTATTIGFLFALVGGLGATLISTMLPVVVLPSVIGLFFMGGAAGVFGNAMGGRRGAIIAGIVLGFTFQMIVALAYPIIDLRDYGISGLWFASTDAIIVILLIRLIGSLFGITI, encoded by the coding sequence ATGCTAAGTTTTATAACTGGAGTTTTATCAACCCCTGCCTTTATTTTAGGAATAATCGCAGCTATTGGACTTATAGCCCTCAGAAAATCTGGATCTGATATTATTAAAGGTACTTTAAAAACTATTTTTGGCTTCATTATGCTACAACAAGGGGCAAGCATCATTGTAAGTAGTTTAGTGCCATTTAGTCAGATGTTTGAAAGCGCTTTCAAACTAGCTGGCGTTATAGCAGAAGATAATGCTATAGCCGCTGCTGTGCAAAATGTTCTTGGAACAGAAACTTCTTTAATTCTAGTTTTTGGTTTTATCGTCAACGTTATACTAGCCAGAATAACAAAATGGAAATATATCTTTTTAACTGGCCACATGATGTTCTCTTTCGCTGCGACAATGGCAATCGTTTTTGATCAAATGGGTATTCACGGATGGAAAGCTATTCTACTAGGTTCATTAATTCAAGGAATTTCCAGTGTGCTATTTCCTGCATTAGCTCAACCTTTCGTAAGAAAAGTAACGAATAACGATAGTGTAGGATTTGGATTTTGGGGGAGTTCCCTTGTTTGGATAAGTGGTTGGATTGGTGGGAAATTGGGAAATAAAGAACATTCTGCTGAGAACATGAATGTTCCAAAACAATTAGATTTTTTAAAAGAAATGTCAATTTTAATGGGAATTGTTATGTCTGTTATTTATTTGGTCACTTCATTCTTTGTTGACACTAAACTTATGAATGAGCTTTCGGGTGGTCAAAATATTGCTCTCTTCGCAATTATGCAAGCGTTTACATTCGTTGTCGGTATTCTTGTTTTATTACAAGGAGTTAGAATGTTCCTAGGTGAGTTAGTACCTGCTTTCAAAGGAATTAGCGAAAAACTTGTTCCAGGTGCAAAACCAGCACTAGATATCCCTATTTTCTATTCTTTTGCACCAACAGCAACGACTATCGGATTTTTATTTGCTTTAGTTGGTGGATTGGGAGCAACACTCATTTCTACTATGCTACCTGTTGTGGTCTTACCTTCCGTGATTGGTTTATTTTTTATGGGAGGAGCTGCAGGTGTATTCGGAAATGCGATGGGGGGACGTCGTGGAGCCATAATTGCTGGGATCGTACTAGGATTTACATTTCAAATGATAGTGGCCTTAGCTTATCCGATTATCGATTTAAGGGATTATGGCATAAGCGGATTGTGGTTTGCTTCTACAGATGCAATCATCGTCATTTTACTTATTAGATTAATAGGCTCTCTGTTTGGCATTACAATATAA
- a CDS encoding phosphotriesterase-related protein, translating into MTDKIRTVLGDISKEALGFTYSHEHLWCCPPPQQKDRDFELTNYEASLEELKTYKKIGGETLVDASTLDYGRDGHKLKKMAEESGVNVLGVTGFNKHIYFDDWVEIESIDQIVDRLVHDIQVGMDGSNAKAGILKAGSWYNVIHPMEEKITRAVGRAQKITGAPVWLHTESGTLGVEMLDILEGEGVDLHFVAVGHSDRNADPYYHLNILERGAYIQFDGPGKVKYYPDNVRIELIKNVLAHGYGHKLLISGDMGRQSYLHAYGGGPGFRYIKQKFIPRMLNERISQHAINQIFYTNPADWLAKF; encoded by the coding sequence ATGACTGACAAAATTAGAACTGTTTTAGGTGATATTAGCAAAGAAGCACTAGGGTTTACTTATTCCCATGAACATTTATGGTGTTGTCCTCCTCCACAACAAAAAGATCGTGACTTCGAGCTAACAAATTACGAAGCTTCTCTGGAAGAATTAAAAACATATAAAAAAATCGGGGGTGAAACTTTGGTAGATGCTTCTACCCTCGACTATGGAAGAGATGGTCATAAACTTAAAAAAATGGCTGAGGAAAGTGGCGTTAATGTATTAGGAGTAACCGGTTTTAATAAACATATCTATTTTGATGATTGGGTTGAAATAGAAAGTATCGATCAAATTGTAGATAGATTAGTTCATGATATACAAGTTGGAATGGATGGATCCAATGCAAAAGCTGGAATTTTAAAAGCTGGATCATGGTATAACGTTATACATCCAATGGAAGAAAAGATAACACGAGCTGTCGGAAGAGCTCAAAAAATAACTGGTGCTCCTGTTTGGTTACATACTGAATCCGGAACATTGGGAGTAGAAATGTTAGATATTTTAGAGGGTGAAGGGGTAGACCTACATTTTGTTGCTGTGGGACATAGCGATAGAAATGCTGATCCTTATTATCACTTAAATATTTTAGAGCGTGGCGCCTATATCCAATTCGATGGACCCGGGAAAGTTAAGTATTATCCAGATAATGTTAGAATAGAGTTAATTAAAAATGTTCTAGCACATGGATATGGTCATAAGTTACTCATATCAGGAGATATGGGGCGACAAAGCTATTTACACGCTTATGGTGGTGGTCCTGGTTTTAGATATATTAAACAAAAATTCATTCCTAGAATGTTGAACGAACGGATTTCCCAACATGCTATTAATCAAATTTTCTATACAAATCCAGCTGATTGGTTAGCAAAATTTTAG
- a CDS encoding bifunctional 4-hydroxy-2-oxoglutarate aldolase/2-dehydro-3-deoxy-phosphogluconate aldolase, which translates to MKLDNLMAIIRDVSPNDIVPIVQALIDEGITNLEVSLSNETLGIGCIETLATHFTPQQIYLGAGTVLNEEQLYSVKNAGVQYIITPGWNKALVKKALEIDLIVYPGVFTPGEIAEALELNIDYLKLFPINGLNENYLKAIRGPFPKVNIMAVGGVTSESIEFYKKLGIHHFGIGSELVPRGATQNDIPVIKSNAKLFINSIKKANEIDGKSTETND; encoded by the coding sequence ATGAAACTTGATAATTTAATGGCAATAATAAGAGATGTTTCGCCAAACGATATTGTTCCAATAGTTCAAGCCTTAATTGATGAAGGGATAACGAATTTAGAAGTCTCATTAAGTAATGAAACGTTGGGTATAGGATGTATTGAAACTTTAGCCACTCATTTTACACCGCAACAAATTTATTTAGGTGCAGGCACTGTTCTAAATGAAGAACAGTTGTATTCAGTAAAAAATGCGGGAGTTCAGTATATTATTACTCCTGGTTGGAATAAAGCACTAGTGAAGAAAGCTTTAGAAATAGATTTAATAGTATATCCAGGCGTATTCACTCCTGGAGAAATTGCCGAAGCTTTAGAACTGAACATTGACTACCTCAAGCTATTTCCTATTAATGGTCTCAATGAGAATTATTTAAAAGCTATTAGAGGTCCATTTCCCAAGGTGAATATTATGGCTGTTGGTGGAGTTACATCAGAAAGTATTGAATTCTATAAAAAATTAGGTATACATCACTTTGGGATTGGCAGTGAACTAGTTCCTAGAGGAGCAACTCAAAATGATATCCCTGTTATTAAAAGTAATGCTAAATTATTTATTAACTCAATAAAGAAAGCGAATGAAATTGATGGAAAATCAACCGAAACTAATGATTAA